In Streptomyces hawaiiensis, one genomic interval encodes:
- a CDS encoding YrhB domain-containing protein, which translates to MLSRDEAVAAAAEYLKTKAFPEKPDSVVMLPDTAVRFTYGWTVRFDFKEHIDTGDPTQAPFSSLIVVPHDGTAPHFSPTNLPGDRYMELRETGEWPHGWPPKRGH; encoded by the coding sequence GTGCTGAGCCGTGACGAGGCCGTGGCAGCAGCCGCCGAATACCTGAAAACCAAGGCTTTCCCTGAGAAGCCCGATTCGGTAGTGATGCTGCCGGATACAGCGGTCCGGTTCACCTACGGCTGGACCGTGCGTTTCGATTTCAAGGAACACATCGACACGGGCGACCCCACGCAGGCTCCGTTCTCGTCGCTCATCGTGGTACCGCACGACGGCACCGCTCCGCACTTCTCCCCGACCAATCTTCCGGGGGATAGGTACATGGAACTCCGTGAGACGGGCGAATGGCCTCATGGATGGCCGCCGAAGAGGGGGCACTAG